Proteins co-encoded in one Apteryx mantelli isolate bAptMan1 chromosome 4, bAptMan1.hap1, whole genome shotgun sequence genomic window:
- the FEN1 gene encoding flap endonuclease 1, with product MGIHGLAKLIADVAPAAIRENDIKAYFGRKVAIDASMSIYQFLIAVRQGAEALQNEEGETTSHLMGMFYRTIRMVENGIKPVYVFDGKPPQLKSGELAKRTERRAEAEKHLQEAQEAGEETNIEKFSKRLVKVTQQHTDECKKLLMLMGIPYVEAPGEAEASCATLVKAGKVYAAATEDMDCLTFGSPVLMRHLTASEAKKLPVQEFHLNRILQDLDLTWEQFVDLCILLGCDYCESIRGIGPKRAVELIKQHKTIEKIVQHIDTKKYPLPENWLHKEAQKLFLEPDVVDPDAVELKWIEPKEEELVQFMCGEKQFNEERIRNGIKRLSKSRQGSTQGRLDDFFKVTGSITSAKRKEPETKGSAKKKAKINNAAAAKFKKGR from the coding sequence ATGGGAATCCACGGCCTGGCCAAGCTCATTGCCGACGTGGCCCCTGCTGCCATCCGGGAGAACGACATCAAGGCGTACTTCGGCCGCAAGGTGGCTATCGACGCGTCCATGAGCATCTACCAGTTCCTCATCGCGGTGCGGCAGGGAGCTGAGGCGCTGCAGAACGAGGAGGGCGAGACCACCAGCCACCTGATGGGCATGTTCTACCGCACCATCCGCATGGTGGAGAACGGCATCAAGCCAGTCTACGTCTTCGACGGTAAGCCCCCTCAGCTGAAGTCGGGGGAGCTAGCAAAGCGAACGGAGCGCCGCGCTGAGGCGGAGAAGCATTTGCAAGAAGCTCAAGAGGCTGGAGAGGAGACCAACATTGAGAAGTTCAGCAAGAGGCTGGTTAAGGTGACCCAGCAGCACACTGACGAATGCAAGAAGTTACTAATGCTGATGGGCATTCCTTATGTTGAGGCACCAGGAGAGGCTGAAGCCAGCTGTGCCACCTTGGTGAAAGCTGGTAAGGTCTATGCAGCTGCTACTGAAGATATGGATTGCCTGACCTTTGGCAGTCCGGTACTGATGCGACACCTTACTGCCAGTGAGGCTAAGAAGTTACCAGTCCAAGAGTTTCACCTGAATCGTATTCTGCAAGATCTAGATCTGACCTGGGAACAGTTTGTTGACCTGTGTATCCTCCTGGGCTGTGACTACTGTGAGAGCATCCGTGGCATTGGACCTAAGCGTGCCGTTGAGCTCATCAAGCAACACAAAACTATTGAGAAGATTGTTCAGCACATAGATACCAAGAAGTATCCTCTGCCTGAGAACTGGTTGCACAAAGAGGCCCAGAAGCTCTTTCTAGAGCCTGATGTGGTAGACCCTGATGCTGTTGAGCTGAAGTGGATTGAGCCAAAAGAAGAAGAGCTCGTCCAGTTCATGTGTGGGGAGAAGCAGTTCAACGAAGAACGGATCCGCAACGGGATCAAAAGATTGAGCAAGAGCCGGCAAGGCAGCACTCAGGGTCGACTGGATGACTTCTTCAAGGTGACTGGCTCCATCACGTCGGCCAAGCGCAAAGAGCCAGAAACCAAGGGATcagcaaagaagaaagcaaagatcaacaatgcagcagcagcaaagttcaAAAAGGGGAGATAA